GCCCGCCGGCTGGGGCCCGCCCGTCCCGCCCGCGACCCCGCCGTCCTGGCTGGCGGGCGTGCCGGCTGGCCCGTCCCCGGTCCCCGGACCGGCCGGGCCCGCCCGCAACCGGCGGCTGGTGGCCGGCGCCGCCGTGCTCGCCGTCGGCGTGCTCGTCACCACCGTGGTCCTTGCCGACAGCGGAGGGTCGACGACGCCGGGTGAGGTCGCCGTCGGGTACGTGGACGCGCTGCAGTCCGGGGACTACACGACCGCCTACCAGTCGCTGTGCCGCGAGGAGCGGGACGACTACGACGACGCGGACGAGTTCGCCGAGGACATGGACCACTACCTGGGCGGCCTGCTCAGCGCCCCCGGTCGTGTCGTCGAGGTCGAGCAGGACGGCGAGGGCTGGGAGGTCGACGTCCGCATCTCCACCGTGTTCGGCACTGACGAGACCCCGCTGGACGTCGTCGTGGAGGACGGCGAGCTCCGCGTCTGCGACGACCTGGCCGACTCCCTCTGAGCCGCACGGCCCCGGGCCCGGCGCACGGGCAGCCTGCGCGCCGGACCCCTCCCGCGAGATCGGCGATGTCGTCGTCATCAGACGCTGATGACGACGACATCGCCGA
This region of Geodermatophilus bullaregiensis genomic DNA includes:
- a CDS encoding Rv0361 family membrane protein; translation: MTTPPSLPSPPPQGPAGWVPPAGPPAAPYAAPHAAGPAGWGPPVPPATPPSWLAGVPAGPSPVPGPAGPARNRRLVAGAAVLAVGVLVTTVVLADSGGSTTPGEVAVGYVDALQSGDYTTAYQSLCREERDDYDDADEFAEDMDHYLGGLLSAPGRVVEVEQDGEGWEVDVRISTVFGTDETPLDVVVEDGELRVCDDLADSL